Proteins encoded in a region of the Verrucomicrobiota bacterium genome:
- a CDS encoding neutral/alkaline non-lysosomal ceramidase N-terminal domain-containing protein — protein MKPLLLALAIFPVVVSAATFKSGFARTDITPPVGYPMGGYSNRKGGSTGIHDPLFATVAVLKSDKESLAMVTLDLRSFPSQRVVERVRNELGIAHVMLCSSHNHSGPLTWEDKSWPAPDKSWFAETENKIVAAIAKANRSLFDARLQTAAGEVYLGHNRRLVGADGKVTMLWRNEERQPTSPVDPAVKVIRVSDGSRKTRAVFVNYACHGVNLGPDNLQICADWPGYMRNEIETALGNRSYCLFLQGGAGDINPFLDKQPIDKGGFQAAQDSGHLIAAEVLRVMKEMPKTGSKKVELRIREDLLKIPNRWEPDKIIPVGLITALIGDDIAISGWPGEPFVNFQIALADQSPVPTTMLVGYCFSAGGVWAGYFPTIQAAVEGGYGAGYNTTVAVGTGEGLLRLSLRRIHELRGNLKPIPTED, from the coding sequence ATGAAACCACTTCTTCTGGCTCTCGCTATTTTTCCTGTCGTGGTTTCCGCGGCCACATTCAAGTCGGGGTTTGCCCGCACGGATATTACGCCGCCTGTCGGCTACCCGATGGGCGGGTATTCGAACCGCAAAGGCGGTTCGACGGGCATTCACGATCCGCTCTTTGCCACGGTCGCCGTGCTCAAGTCGGACAAGGAAAGCCTGGCGATGGTCACACTTGATCTGCGGTCCTTTCCCTCGCAGCGAGTGGTTGAGCGCGTGCGAAACGAACTCGGCATCGCGCACGTCATGCTGTGCAGCAGCCACAACCATTCCGGCCCGCTGACGTGGGAAGACAAGTCCTGGCCGGCGCCGGACAAATCGTGGTTTGCGGAAACGGAGAACAAGATCGTTGCCGCCATTGCCAAGGCGAACCGTTCGCTGTTCGACGCGCGACTCCAAACCGCGGCCGGCGAAGTTTATCTCGGACACAACCGCCGTCTGGTGGGCGCAGACGGAAAAGTCACGATGTTATGGCGCAATGAAGAACGGCAGCCGACATCGCCGGTTGATCCAGCAGTGAAAGTCATTCGCGTATCGGATGGCTCCCGGAAAACGCGTGCGGTGTTCGTCAACTACGCCTGTCACGGCGTCAATCTGGGTCCGGACAACCTCCAAATCTGCGCCGACTGGCCGGGTTACATGCGAAACGAAATCGAAACGGCGCTTGGCAACAGAAGCTATTGTCTGTTTTTGCAAGGCGGCGCGGGCGACATCAATCCGTTCCTCGACAAGCAACCCATCGACAAAGGCGGATTCCAAGCCGCGCAAGATTCCGGCCATCTCATCGCCGCTGAAGTTTTACGGGTGATGAAGGAAATGCCCAAGACCGGTTCGAAAAAGGTGGAATTGCGCATTCGCGAAGACCTCCTGAAAATTCCGAATCGTTGGGAGCCGGACAAGATCATTCCCGTCGGCTTGATCACCGCGTTGATCGGCGACGACATTGCCATCTCCGGCTGGCCGGGTGAACCGTTCGTGAATTTTCAAATCGCGTTGGCCGATCAATCGCCGGTGCCAACCACGATGCTCGTGGGCTATTGCTTTTCTGCCGGTGGCGTCTGGGCTGGCTACTTCCCGACGATTCAAGCCGCCGTCGAAGGCGGCTATGGTGCCGGCTACAACACCACAGTTGCGGTCGGCACTGGCGAGGGGTTGTTGCGCCTCTCACTGCGTCGCATTCACGAACTGCGCGGCAATCTGAAGCCGATTCCGACGGAGGATTAA
- a CDS encoding PIG-L family deacetylase: protein MITRLTSLLGVFLLSTFSIAADLATVRGKTVMVVQAHPDDAESRCAGTVALLKRNGNKIIYIICTNDDKGTYDKKATLKNHAAVRKKEEEDAVKVLQVDVLEWLGYEDGWLDMVPKDKLRGDIVRMIRKHRPDIVLAFDPRNADEHMDHRASAFATMDAVTCAPFPLYYPEHLQKEKLEPREVSEVYYYDTPTPNTWIDISSTIDTKIDALAKHVSQKGSDRDAIARGMKAKAERDGEGHGIKYAEALRNPEIYVGVTPAKK, encoded by the coding sequence ATGATTACTCGACTGACTTCTCTGCTGGGCGTTTTCCTTTTATCCACCTTTAGCATCGCCGCCGACCTCGCGACCGTTCGCGGCAAAACGGTGATGGTCGTTCAAGCGCATCCCGATGACGCGGAATCCCGCTGCGCTGGCACCGTGGCGTTGTTGAAACGGAACGGGAACAAAATCATCTACATCATCTGCACCAACGACGACAAAGGCACATACGACAAGAAGGCCACGCTCAAAAATCACGCCGCCGTTCGCAAGAAGGAAGAAGAGGACGCGGTCAAAGTTTTGCAGGTGGATGTGTTGGAATGGCTCGGTTATGAGGACGGCTGGCTCGACATGGTGCCGAAGGACAAGCTCCGCGGCGACATCGTCCGCATGATTCGCAAGCATCGCCCCGATATCGTGCTGGCGTTTGACCCGCGCAACGCGGACGAGCACATGGACCATCGCGCCTCGGCCTTCGCCACGATGGACGCCGTGACCTGTGCGCCCTTCCCGCTTTATTATCCGGAGCATTTACAAAAGGAAAAACTCGAACCGCGCGAAGTCAGCGAGGTTTATTACTACGACACCCCCACCCCGAATACGTGGATCGACATCAGCAGCACCATCGACACGAAAATTGACGCGCTCGCAAAACATGTGAGCCAGAAGGGAAGTGACCGCGACGCGATTGCGCGCGGGATGAAGGCCAAGGCCGAGCGCGATGGCGAGGGCCACGGCATCAAGTACGCCGAAGCGTTGCGCAACCCGGAGATCTATGTTGGTGTCACGCCGGCGAAGAAATAA
- a CDS encoding formylglycine-generating enzyme family protein — protein sequence MKQRSSKLVPFLSVLCLAAWAVAPRAGAQTPPRLELTYSAGQPMLSLTGTVGTVYSIQYATNLSAASFWTDRTLLQVQAGDSNVWTDPSASSTGQRFYRAVSVAAPADTNLVFIQPGTFTMGSPTNEAERGSDEVQHIVTISQGFWMGKYEVTQGDYLAVVGSNPSYFTSANGYSDDLTRPVEKVSWNDASNYCALRTQQEQAGGQIPTNYVYRLPTESEWEYAARAGTTTAFYLGSGLYSGQANFDGQYEYDAVLGTISNPSGIFLGITTPVGSYAANGWGLYDMIGNVEEWCQDWYGAYPAGTAIDPQGPATGSLRGIRGGDWATRARFCRSAGRDPGAGFLNFRGFRVVLAPGQ from the coding sequence ATGAAGCAGCGATCCTCGAAACTCGTTCCATTCCTTTCCGTGTTATGCCTGGCTGCGTGGGCGGTAGCGCCACGGGCCGGCGCTCAGACCCCGCCGCGTCTTGAGCTGACCTACTCGGCGGGGCAGCCGATGCTGAGCCTCACCGGAACGGTTGGGACCGTCTATTCCATTCAGTACGCCACGAACCTGTCCGCAGCGAGCTTTTGGACTGACCGGACGCTGCTCCAAGTGCAGGCGGGTGACAGCAATGTTTGGACTGATCCGTCGGCCTCTTCTACGGGTCAGCGGTTTTACCGTGCCGTATCGGTTGCTGCACCGGCCGACACCAACCTGGTGTTCATCCAGCCGGGGACGTTCACGATGGGCAGCCCGACGAACGAGGCTGAGCGGGGCTCAGACGAGGTCCAGCACATCGTGACGATTAGCCAGGGGTTTTGGATGGGGAAGTATGAGGTGACCCAAGGGGATTATCTCGCAGTGGTGGGAAGCAATCCGAGTTATTTCACGTCCGCCAACGGATATTCCGATGACCTGACTCGCCCGGTGGAGAAAGTGAGTTGGAATGATGCGAGCAACTATTGCGCGCTGCGGACGCAGCAGGAGCAGGCAGGGGGGCAGATTCCCACGAATTATGTGTATCGGCTGCCGACGGAATCGGAGTGGGAGTATGCGGCCCGGGCGGGGACGACGACGGCGTTTTATTTGGGGAGCGGTTTGTACTCAGGACAGGCAAACTTCGATGGCCAATACGAATACGATGCCGTGCTGGGCACGATCTCTAATCCGAGCGGAATCTTCCTTGGGATAACGACCCCGGTCGGGAGCTATGCCGCGAACGGGTGGGGATTGTATGACATGATCGGGAACGTGGAGGAGTGGTGTCAGGACTGGTATGGGGCTTATCCCGCCGGGACCGCCATTGACCCGCAGGGGCCTGCTACGGGCTCGCTCCGCGGGATTCGCGGCGGCGACTGGGCCACCCGCGCCAGGTTCTGCCGGTCAGCGGGCCGCGACCCGGGCGCCGGGTTCCTCAACTTCCGCGGTTTCCGGGTTGTGCTGGCCCCAGGTCAGTGA